From Carassius gibelio isolate Cgi1373 ecotype wild population from Czech Republic chromosome B23, carGib1.2-hapl.c, whole genome shotgun sequence, the proteins below share one genomic window:
- the naca gene encoding nascent polypeptide-associated complex subunit alpha isoform X5 → MPGEATETVPVTEQEMHQPQAETATPAAAAPAPSQAKPKEGKTNPKLSSSPHTTAPKPVPAGRRKRSSLSASSSSPTSPKSASAPRATPPCSPLASPPAGCPVAGKTEQTAPKVVKAGKQGKQQKAKNFKPAEPEQAPPSASKPAQDAAPVAALPSLAIPKPEVAKSAGDGNAPPVSPKVAVAPVAFKVTSKSAAPAPKSFTEAVAASPPKVAEAPKVAPEAPKVATPAVSEAKTPLPSKAAAKPNAAQVPNVNPPTAAPPKPAPAAFEDDDLPPLLPPENHFTMADFPPMPPSTIPVVTPPAPKPEPVSTSKVESAPKAKAAPKAKPAPKAEQKAAPAPKVQADPKIDPEVAVTSVPKTEVAPTTKAQAVPKVEAAPGSKEKSSPSHKAEPVPAPKVEASPKVEASPAPKLKPVATPKADAASAPKVKSAPSPKAEPVPAPKVDSLPKSDSAPTSKIEAAPVVKVKPVAAPKAEVAAAKVEAVPAPKAKPAPAPKAESAPVSKADAASAPKVKSVPSPKVELVLAPKVEAPPKADSAPTPKVEAVPAPKVESEPAPKVKPAPAPKGKPSPKAEAAAPKAEAAAPKGKPSPKAEAAAPKAEAAAPKGKPSPKAEAAAPKAEAAAPKAEAAAPKAEASPAPKGKPSPKAEAAAPKADAAPKVKSAPAPKVEASAPKVEAAPTPKAESVLVTKVDSAPVPKQVKTPSILEPVIKNDKGSGTESDSDDSVPELEDQDSAQAQTQQAQLAAAAEIDEEPVSKAKQSRSEKKARKAMSKLGLRQVAGVTRVTIRKSKNILFVITKPDVYKSPASDTYIVFGEAKIEDLSQQAQLAAAEKFKVQGEAVSNIQENTQTPTVQEESEEEEVDETGVEVKDIELVMSQANVSRAKAVRALKNNNNDIVNAIMELTM, encoded by the exons ATGCCAGGCGAAGCCACAGAAACTGTCCCTGTTACAGAGCAGGAGATGCATCAGCCCCAGGCTGAGACGG CCACACCTGCTGCTGCGGCTCCTGCTCCCTCTCAGGCAAAGCCTAAAGAGGGCAAAACTAACCCCAAGCTGTCCTCTTCTCCTCACACCACTGCTCCTAAGCCAGTTCCTGCTGGACGCAGGAAACGCTCCTCTCTATCTGCCTCCTCAAGCTCCCCTACCTCTCCTAAGTCTGCCTCTGCCCCCCGTGCTACCCCACCATGCTCCCCTTTGGCCTCTCCTCCAGCTGGCTGTCCTGTTGCTGGGAAAACTGAGCAGACTGCTCCCAAGGTGGTAAAGGCTGGCAAACAAGGGAAGCAACAGAAGGCAAAGAATTTTAAACCTGCTGAACCTGAGCAAGCACCTCCCTCTGCCTCTAAGCCTGCTCAGGATGCTGCACCAGTTGCAGCACTGCCATCTCTTGCTATACCAAAACCAGAGGTAGCAAAATCAGCAGGAGATGGAAATGCTCCCCCTGTCTCTCCCAAAGTTGCTGTGGCTCCTGTTGCCTTTAAAGTAACTTCTAAATCTGCTGCCCCAGCACCAAAGTCATTTACAGAAGCTGTTGCCGCCAGTCCACCCAAAGTGGCTGAAGCCCCCAAGGTTGCCCCTGAAGCTCCAAAAGTAGCAACCCCTGCTGTTTCAGAAGCCAAGACTCCTTTGCCTTCAAAAGCGGCTGCTAAGCCTAACGCTGCCCAAGTGCCAAATGTGAACCCTCCCACTGCTGCTCCCCCAAAACCTGCTCCTGCAGCATTTGAGGATGATGATCTCCCACCTCTCTTACCACCTGAGAATCATTTTACAATGGCTGATTTTCCCCCTATGCCTCCTAGTACAATTCCCGTAGTTACCCCACCTGCTCCTAAACCAGAACCGGTCTCTACCAGTAAAGTTGAATCTGCCCCTAAAGCAAAGGCTGCTCCCAAAGCTAAGCCAGCTCCTAAGGCTGAACAGAAAGCAGCACCTGCTCCAAAAGTTCAGGCTGATCCTAAAATTGACCCTGAAGTTGCAGTCACTTCTGTCCCTAAGACTGAGGTTGCTCCTACAACTAAAGCTCAGGCCGTCCCTAAGGTTGAGGCTGCTCCTGGATCTAAAGAAAAGTCTTCCCCTAGCCATAAAGCTGAGCCTGTTCCTGCCCCTAAGGTTGAGGCTTCCCCTAAAGTTGAGGCTTCTCCTGCCCCTAAACTTAAGCCTGTTGCTACTCCCAAAGCTGATGCTGCTTCTGCACCTAAAGTTAAGTCTGCTCCTAGCCCTAAAGCTGAGCCTGTTCCTGCCCCTAAGGTGGATTCTCTCCCTAAATCTGACTCTGCTCCTACCTCTAAAATTGAAGCTGCTCCTGTCGTTAAAGTTAAGCCTGTTGCTGCTCCTAAAGCTGAGGTGGCGGCTGCTAAAGTTGAGGCTGTTCCTGCCCCTAAAGCTAAGCCTGCTCCTGCCCCTAAAGCTGAGTCTGCCCCTGTTTCTAAAGCTGATGCTGCTTCGGCACCTAAAGTTAAGTCTGTTCCTAGCCCTAAAGTTGAGCTTGTTCTTGCCCCTAAGGTTGAGGCTCCCCCTAAAGCTGACTCTGCTCCTACCCCTAAAGTTGAG GCTGTTCCTGCCCCTAAAGTGGAGTCTGAGCCTGCCCCTAAAGTTAAGCCTGCTCCTGCACCTAAAGGCAAGCCTAGCCCTAAAGCTGAGGCTGCTGCTCCTAAAGCTGAGGCTGCTGCTCCTAAAGGCAAGCCTAGCCCTAAAGCTGAGGCTGCTGCTCCTAAAGCTGAGGCTGCTGCTCCTAAAGGCAAGCCTAGCCCTAAAGCTGAGGCTGCTGCTCCTAAAGCTGAGGCTGCTGCTCCTAAAGCTGAGGCTGCTGCTCCTAAAGCTGAGGCGTCTCCTGCTCCTAAAGGCAAGCCTAGCCCTAAAGCTGAGGCTGCTGCTCCTAAAGCTGATGCTGCCCCTAAAGTTAAGTCTGCTCCGGCCCCTAAAGTTGAGGCTTCTGCCCCTAAAGTTGAGGCTGCCCCTACCCCTAAAGCTGAATCTGTCCTTGTCACTAAAGTCGATTCAGCCCCTGTTCCCAAACAAGTTAAAACCCCATCCATACTGGAGCCAGTCATCAAGAACGACAAGG GGTCTGGCACTGAATCTGACAGTGATGATTCTGTTCCTGAACTGGAGGACCAGGACTCTGCACAGGCACAAACACAGCAGGCACAG CTTGCAGCTGCAGCTGAAATCGACGAGGAGCCAGtcagcaaagcaaaacaaagcagGAGTGAGAAGAAAGCCAGGAAG GCCATGTCCAAATTGGGGTTGAGACAAGTTGCTGGTGTTACCAGAGTAACCATTCGCAAGTCCAAGAACATTCTCTTTGTCATCACCAAACCAGATGTCTACAAAAGTCCAGCTTCAGATACTTACATTGTCTTTGGTGAGGCCAAG ATTGAAGATCTGTCCCAGCAAGCTCAGTTAGCAGCCGCAGAGAAGTTCAAGGTTCAAGGAGAAGCCGTTTCAAACATCCAGGAAAACACACAGACGCCCACAGTACAGGAGGAGAGCGAAGAGGAAGAG GTTGATGAGACGGGAGTGGAGGTCAAGGACATTGAGCTGGTCATGTCTCAGGCCAATGTATCCAGGGCAAAGGCTGTGCGTGCACTGAAGAATAACAATAATGACATTGTCAACGCTATTATG GAATTGACGATGTAG
- the naca gene encoding nascent polypeptide-associated complex subunit alpha isoform X10: protein MPGEATETVPVTEQEMHQPQAETGSGTESDSDDSVPELEDQDSAQAQTQQAQLAAAAEIDEEPVSKAKQSRSEKKARKAMSKLGLRQVAGVTRVTIRKSKNILFVITKPDVYKSPASDTYIVFGEAKIEDLSQQAQLAAAEKFKVQGEAVSNIQENTQTPTVQEESEEEEVDETGVEVKDIELVMSQANVSRAKAVRALKNNNNDIVNAIMELTM from the exons ATGCCAGGCGAAGCCACAGAAACTGTCCCTGTTACAGAGCAGGAGATGCATCAGCCCCAGGCTGAGACGG GGTCTGGCACTGAATCTGACAGTGATGATTCTGTTCCTGAACTGGAGGACCAGGACTCTGCACAGGCACAAACACAGCAGGCACAG CTTGCAGCTGCAGCTGAAATCGACGAGGAGCCAGtcagcaaagcaaaacaaagcagGAGTGAGAAGAAAGCCAGGAAG GCCATGTCCAAATTGGGGTTGAGACAAGTTGCTGGTGTTACCAGAGTAACCATTCGCAAGTCCAAGAACATTCTCTTTGTCATCACCAAACCAGATGTCTACAAAAGTCCAGCTTCAGATACTTACATTGTCTTTGGTGAGGCCAAG ATTGAAGATCTGTCCCAGCAAGCTCAGTTAGCAGCCGCAGAGAAGTTCAAGGTTCAAGGAGAAGCCGTTTCAAACATCCAGGAAAACACACAGACGCCCACAGTACAGGAGGAGAGCGAAGAGGAAGAG GTTGATGAGACGGGAGTGGAGGTCAAGGACATTGAGCTGGTCATGTCTCAGGCCAATGTATCCAGGGCAAAGGCTGTGCGTGCACTGAAGAATAACAATAATGACATTGTCAACGCTATTATG GAATTGACGATGTAG